Below is a genomic region from Cottoperca gobio chromosome 24, fCotGob3.1, whole genome shotgun sequence.
TGCACCATAAACTATAGCAGCCTTTACGTACTCACAAAGTGAAGATGTGTTAGTCATTGGTTGAGCTTTAAGGTTTGTATTAACCAAGGTTACCGTCTTGGTTTCCAGCAGATCCGTTTGTTTTGGACACTTTAAATCAGCAGCTGTGGCTTCTATCAGTAAACTCAGTCTGGCCTTGTGAGAGAGTCTTTGTTCTGTCTTCCACACCTACACTGATCCAGGAGTGTTTCTGTCCACCAGTAGTGTGTGCTTCTTAAATAAGAGATTGTTTCCATGTCCTCGCACAGAAGGCGGCACAACTGGCGGCTGAAATGGGCGAATGGAATCTGCTGGGCCGCCTGCTGGATAAGGTGCAGAGCCACTCCACGGTGGTCGGCAAGGTCTGGCTCACCGTGCTGTTTGTCTTCCGCATCATGGTCCTGCGCACCGGCGCTGAGAAGGTCCGGCCAACGAGCACTTCGTGTTTGTTATTAGAGCCACAGGGCAGTGAACGTTCTCCCCTCTACGCGTTCACTACATGCATCATCTCTTTCCTCTGACCCTCCTCCAGGTGTGGGGCGACGAGCAGTCCGACTTTGTCTGCAACACTCAGCAGCCCGGCTGTGAGAACGTCTGCTACGATCAAGCCTTCCCCATCTCCCATGTTCGCTTTTGGGTCCTTCAGATTATTGCCGTGGCGACTCCGAAGCTGCTGTACCTTGGTCACGTCCTCCACGTGATCCACATTGAGAAGAAGGTGCGTCACTGCAGTGGGTGGAGTGTGATTGTTCAGCTACACATTCAGATCACTAAAACatgtgtgttcttcttcttcctccaatcgaaggtgaaggagaggatgaagaagcAGGCCGAGTTGGATGACCAGTCCAGTCTCTTCCTTAGGAGGACCTACAAAGTTCCCAAGTACACCAAGAGCACTGGCAAGATCAGTATCCGTGGCTGTCTCCTTCGCAGTTATGTCCTCCATCTTATAGCCAAGATCATCCTGGAGGTTTTGTTCATCTTGGGTCAGTACTTTCTTTACGGCTTCACCCTCCAGCCTCGCTACGTCTGCAGCCGCTCCCCTTGCCCTCACAAGGTGGACTGCTTCCTGTCCAGGCCGACAGAGAAGTCGGTCATCATCTGGTTCATGCTGGTGTCGGCGTGCGTCTCCCTCGTCCTCAGCGTCATTGAGCTGATCTACCTGTTTGTGAAAGCTGTGAAGGAGTGCATGGCGAGGAGGCAGGATTACACCGTGACCCCGGTGACGCCTCCGCCCTCGGGAAGGAAGGCTTTTAAAACCCGTGACGTGATGCTTCAAAATTGTCTCAACCTGGAGCTGGAGCTCCAAGGACGGAAGCTAGGAGCCAACGGGGCCGCAGGAGGGGGCAGCGAGGCTGCCAAGCTTGTGATGCCCGAGGTCCGCATCTGAagcagggagtgtgtgtgtgtgtgtgtgtgtgtgtgtgtgtgtgtgtgtgtgtgtggtgtgtgtgagtgtgtgtgtgtgtgtgtgtgtgtgtgtgagtgtgagtgtgtgtgagtgtgtgtgtgtgtgtgtgtgtgcgtgtgtgtgtgtgtgtgtgtgtgtgtgtgtgtgtgtgagtgtgtgtgtgagtgtgtgtgagtgtgtgtgtgtgtgtgtgtgtgagtgtgagtgtgagtgtgtgtgtgtgtgagtgtgtgtgtgagtgtgtgtgagtgtgtgtgtgtgtgtgtgtgtgtgtgagtgtgtgtgagtgtgtgtgtgtgtgtgtgtgtgtgtgtgtgtgtgtgtgtgagtgtgtgtgtgagtgtgtgtgagtgtgtgtgtgtgtgtgtgtgtgagtgtgagtgtgagtgtgtgagtgtgtgtgtgtgagtgtgtgtgtgtgtgtgtgtgtgtgtgtgtgtgtgtgtggtgtgtgtgagtgtgtgtgtgtgtgtgtgtgtgtgtgtgagtgtgagtgtgtgtgagtgtgtgtgtgtgtgtgtgtgtgcgtgtgtgtgtgtgtgtgtgtgtgtgtgtgtgtgtgtgagtgtgtgtgtgagtgtgtgtgagtgtgtgtgtgtgtgtgtgtgtgtgagtgtgagtgtgagtgtgtgagtgtgtgagtgtgtgtgtgtgtgtgtgtgtgtgtgtagccagcTTCTGTAAACACGACTcggtcacacacagacagaacagtTAGCAGCTCGTCGTCTTCAGAACTCTGTAGATGATGTTGatagatttttctttctttgactgATTTTTagacaatgttgtgtttttgttgtatattttaatatcaataaagctctcgTGTTTACTAATCTGTGTAACAGCCTCATCTCTCCAACCCTCCATCATACTGTAGATACAGTTTCTATCATGTTGTTGTACCTCAAAACATTTGCTCATCAAAGTAAATATTACCAAGTAGACAATTAGACATgtctgttattgttattatagtaCAAAATAATCTGTATTGTTTTCTATATATAGAAAGGACTCACCTGGCTCCGTCTGAGCTTACAAAGAGGTGATCTTTTTGTTTCAGGTCAATGATAATGTGCTGGTTGAAGGTGTGTTCATATTAATTGGCCCCAGATAGTAAAATGTTATGCAATAATTTGTCAAACGCATGCAGAATATTTCAATATTAGCAGTTTGTTATTTTCAAACTCTCAAGGTCATTTAAGTGAGATACCGAACACCTGTCAATTATTACACCTGTGTCGTCTTTTATCAACCTTTTCTGCTCTCGTTGGCCGACGAGCGCAACGTGACATTTGAAGCCAGATGTTGTGCAATGGATGCTCGCATGCTCAAAACTCCAAGGTCCAACTTTAAAGTTAACCATCTGTCCCAGCCGCAGACAGTCCGATCTGACGGGTCAGCAGGTAAGATGCAGCGAGCGTCCTCTGCGACAGAAAACTAATCATTTCAcgcatttctttttacattttgatttaaattttGAATGTTAAAGACTTGCTTTTTCTCTGTCGGTATTAATATGAATGGAATCAGATTGCTTTTCACGTTCATCGATGTGAAAGCGTTTAGTTTCCCTCTTCTATGGTCGTGTCTCTTCACCGGCCTGTGCAGCTCGTTACTGTAACGCCACAGAGGCTTTACACTGAAATCATTATGTTAGGATATTATTGATCACGGGGCTCTTA
It encodes:
- the gja11 gene encoding gap junction protein, alpha 11 gives rise to the protein MGEWNLLGRLLDKVQSHSTVVGKVWLTVLFVFRIMVLRTGAEKVWGDEQSDFVCNTQQPGCENVCYDQAFPISHVRFWVLQIIAVATPKLLYLGHVLHVIHIEKKVKERMKKQAELDDQSSLFLRRTYKVPKYTKSTGKISIRGCLLRSYVLHLIAKIILEVLFILGQYFLYGFTLQPRYVCSRSPCPHKVDCFLSRPTEKSVIIWFMLVSACVSLVLSVIELIYLFVKAVKECMARRQDYTVTPVTPPPSGRKAFKTRDVMLQNCLNLELELQGRKLGANGAAGGGSEAAKLVMPEVRI